A portion of the Desulfurellaceae bacterium genome contains these proteins:
- a CDS encoding HEAT repeat domain-containing protein, translating to AARQVYLASLSDQQAGVRLAGLSCLGQCPPHNADADAEAALIRILVTDPVSGVRRASAASLGRRGHRSPAVVSALHQATDDPDPSLARAAAAALKKLRPSHAEDRSS from the coding sequence GCAGCCCGGCAGGTCTACCTGGCGAGCCTGAGCGATCAGCAGGCCGGCGTGCGACTGGCCGGACTGTCGTGTCTCGGCCAGTGTCCGCCCCATAATGCCGACGCCGACGCTGAGGCCGCCCTGATTCGGATTCTGGTCACCGACCCGGTGAGCGGCGTGCGGCGCGCCAGCGCGGCCAGCCTGGGCCGGCGCGGCCACCGCTCGCCAGCAGTCGTGAGTGCGCTGCACCAAGCCACAGACGATCCAGACCCGAGTTTGGCCCGAGCCGCAGCCGCAGCCCTCAAGAAGCTCCGCCCGTCACACGCCGAGGATCGGTCCTCCTGA